A part of Pungitius pungitius chromosome 15, fPunPun2.1, whole genome shotgun sequence genomic DNA contains:
- the LOC119209623 gene encoding SUN domain-containing ossification factor-like isoform X1 produces the protein MKMKPQLWRVVSVWLCVTVFCWCCSCYVGGTESLQEAQRPVSSQDVGSEEESGEKGRHHKIEENGVLPAHALSENEQFIERHWQIEELKTEDVNDDKNQNIEAFEVEEPAGEEKLETDEGISQPEWEHEQSSENPHPDTSITADEDSASQLPSSQLASEFAADLDDNSNPHNTHNPQDNIPDRVSYDAAEPEVIGSDLPPAHCEEEEENNPFDGDSGPPIVLENTSNVHTAGTKTESDPTPTSPTGHGTKHLDANASYVPQEKDTRSLVTKGPDTSVSTKDPEDIPTFDEWTRKMMEVENEKTQSTHTSNNVAPPSVKKVQKNFNNYASVECGAKILGSNPEAKSTSAILMENMDVYMLNPCSNKIWFIIELCEPIQVKQLDIANFELFSSTPKDFLVSISDRYPTNKWLKLGTFHGRDERTVQSFPLDEHLYAKYVKMFTKYIKVELLSHFGSEHFCPLSLIRVFGTSMVEEYEEIADHAERPDDQDDDLDYPPGYAPGEDKLSNNLIGSAKDVILKMVNNIAINVLGEGSVIPGNLSSQSVNVTEPSAQLETSSPTTDPTLVSDSEVEEIFPDPSILATVVPSKESTASEMSRAGTSEPELPQVDENIVIPLEKEEEESIGSTITLLDKDEFDEEKENRDQHEQRLQMQKCCPQLTSLSSSCSCAASLQEYLHRQCSTLLSKKKKCQAMKRKQVVIPILPPTCHVSLSPFACPGPLQHYIEVTQPHSVVSDQEQASEQETESEARPSETPPPPPGSPVESHKESRSEPPLLEPSQTSNLPPPSATDSSSAKPAPIVQTPQLSAEEPKPEKSQDVLAEDAHIEPSASLSSSISVNSGVSAAADDAAAAPNEEKSDTDGSKQEIKAPDKTDESPVLHPTTSPQSERHPDPPAVPESGTASPEVSPPDPDTTTTTELEAAGGPSHVTETKTEDFAEDGSTSAGGRPSSSLSDVYAEAPNGTEPNGNTVHGSSQKESVFMRLNNRIKALEMNMSLSGRYLEQLSQRYRKQMEEMQKAFNKTIIKLQNTSTIAEEQDQRQTESIQLLQGQLENLTQLVVNLSVRVSQLQDEVSDRQNYLLLSLVLCLCLGLLLCANHCRIPTGPPTTEPEPPTPKSYTYCCPERHFTSCDETGLKRRASYPLVQSLAATEGPEMLQAEETQSLCAANRKRRRRKMKANEKVETLKPSFHGAPELCNGAVLCNGVPVTTNPAPFAKRLLQPLFRDSPSEGSSEGSSHSDDPSFCGITTACNRICDGLPRPKTRAEKRAFRRRRPKPSCVGLDLLEVPRRDRSEPLHISTIQDIMNRKNEPGSGTFGVNVVLSGPV, from the exons ATGAAGATGAAACCGCAGTTGTGGCGAGTTGTGTCAGTGTGGCTGTGTGTAACCGTGTTCTGTTG GTGCTGTAGTTGTTATGTCGGTGGCACAGAGTCGCTCCAAGAGGCCCAGAGGCCAGTGTCCTCACAGGACGTCGGTTCGGAGGAAGAGTCAGGGGAAAAAGGTCGTCATCACAAG ATTGAGGAAAACGGTGTCCTACCGGCCCACGCCTTATCCGAAAACGAGCAGTTCATTGAGAGGCATTGGCAAATAGAGGAGCTGAAAACAGAAGATGTGAATGACGATAAAAATCAAAACATAGAG GCCTTTGAAGTAGAGGAGCCAGCTGGAGAGGAAAAGCTGGAGACAGACGAAGGAATATCACAACCTGAGTGGGAACATGAGCAAAGCTCTGAAAACCCACATCCTGACACGTCCATCACTGCAGACGAGGACTCGGCCTCCCAGCTGCCTTCGTCCCAACTGGCATCTGAATTTGCTGCTGACCTTGATGACAATTCAAACCCCCATAATACCCATAATCCTCAAGACAACATCCCTGATAG AGTTTCATACGATGCAGCTGAACCCGAGGTCATTGGTTCAGACCTGCCTCCAGCAcactgtgaagaagaagaagagaataaCCCATTTGATGGTGATAG CGGTCCTCCAATTGTTCTGGAGAACACGTCCAATGTTCACACTGCGGGAACTAAAACCGAGAGTGACCCAACTCCGACGTCTCCGACTGGTCACGGCACAAAACATCTGGACGCCAACGCCTCCTACGTGCCACAGGAGAAA GACACGAGGTCCCTCGTTACCAAAGGCCCAGATACCAGCGTGAGCACCAAAGACCCCGAGGACATCCCCACTTTTGATGAGTGGACCCGGAAGATGATGGAGGTCGAGAATGAGAAGA CTCAGTCAACTCACACTTCTAACAATGTGGCTCCTCCCTCGGTGAAGAAGGTACAAAAGAACTTCAATAACTACGCCTCAGTGGAGTGCGGAGCCAAGATCCTTGGTTCCAACCCAGAGGCAAAG AGCACTTCGGCCATTTTGATGGAGAACATGGACGTGTACATGCTAAACCCGTGCAGTAATAAAATCTG GTTCATCATCGAGCTCTGTGAGCCCATCCAGGTGAAGCAGCTGGACATCGCTAACTTTGAACTATTCTCCTCTACCCCCAAAGACTTTCTTGTCTCCATCAGTGACAG ATATCCGACAAACAAGTGGCTAAAGCTGGGAACCTTTCACGGCCGGGATGAACGCACAGTCCAGAGCTTCCCATTGGACGAGCATCTTTATGCTAAATATGTGAAG ATGTTCACCAAGTACATAAAG GTAGAGCTGCTCTCTCACTTTGGCTCTGAACATTTCTGTCCCCTGAGTCTCATACG GGTGTTTGGCACAAGCATGGTGGAAGAGTACGAGGAGATAGCTGATCACGCAGAAAGACCAGATGATCAGGACGATGACTTGG ATTATCCTCCTGGATATGCACCTGGTGAGGACAAGTTATCCAACAACCTGATTGGATCAGCAAAAG aTGTGATTTTGAAAATGGTCAATAACATTGCTATCAATGTTCTGGGTGAAGGCTCAGTGATCCCAG GTAACCTTTCGTCACAGAGCGTGAACGTGACTGAGCCATCAGCCCAACTTGAAACCAGCTCTCCGACTACAGACCCCACCTTGGT GTCAGACTCTGAAGTTGAAGAGATTTTTCCAGACCCCAGTATCCTCGCAACTGTGGTCCCGTCCAAAGAGAGCACTGCGTCAGAGATGTCCAGAGCCGGTACAAGCGAACCAGAGCTCCCCCAAGTGGATGAAAACATTGTCATTCCTctagagaaagaggaggaagaatcaATCGGCTCTACAATCACCCTTTTGGATAAGGACGAGTTtgatgaagagaaagagaacagGGATCAGCATGAGCAACGACTACAAATGCAGAAGTGCTGTCCACAGCTCActtccctttcttcctcttGCTCTTGCGCCGCTTCCCTCCAGGAGTATCTGCATCGGCAGTGTTCGACCCTGctgtccaaaaaaaagaaatgccaaGCTATGAAGAGAAAGCAGGTCGTTATTCCCATTCTACCCCCCACGTGCCATGTATCCCTGTCTCCCTTTGCATGCCCTGGACCTCTGCAGCATTACATTGAGGTAACTCAGCCCCACTCAGTGGTCAGTGATCAAGAGCAAGCCTCTGAACAGGAAACCGAGAGCGAAGCCAGACCGTCGGAAACgccacctcctcccccagggAGCCCGGTAGAATCTCACAAAGAGTCTCGGTCTGAACCTCCTCTGCTGGAGCCCAGTCAAACCTCCAACCTCCCCCCACCCAGTGCCACTGACTCATCCTCTGCCAAACCCGCCCCTATTGTGCAGACACCACAGCTGTCTGCTGAGGAGCCAAAGCCGGAAAAGAGCCAGGATGTGCTGGCAGAAGACGCGCACATTGAGCCCTCCGCCTCGCTCAGTAGCTCCATCTCTGTTAACTCCGGGGTCAGCGCAGCGGCGGACGATGCCGCTGCGGCGCCGAATGAGGAGAAGTCTGACACAGATGGCTCTAAACAAGAGATAAAAGCCCCCGATAAGACGGATGAATCCCCAGTCCTCCATCCCACCACCTCCCCCCAATCAGAACGTCACCCCGACCCGCCAGCTGTACCCGAAAGCGGCACCGCTTCCCCCGAAGTGTCCCCCCCTGATCcagacaccaccaccaccacagaaCTTGAGGCCGCCGGTGGTCCCTCGCACGTCACAGAAACTAAAACGGAGGACTTTGCGGAGGACGGCTCCACGTCGGCGGGCGGCAGGCCCTCCTCGTCCCTCTCGGACGTCTATGCCGAGGCCCCCAACGGCACGGAGCCCAACGGAAACACGGTGCACGGCTCCAGCCAGAAGGAGTCCGTCTTCATGAGACTCAACAACCGCATCAAGGCGCTGGAGATGAACATGTCACTCAGCGGACGCTACCTGGAGCAGCTGAGTCAGAG GTATCGAaagcagatggaggagatgcAGAAGGCTTTCAACAAAACCATCATTAAACTCCAGAACACGTCCACGATAGCAGAAGAACAG GACCAGCGTCAGACGGAGTCCATTCAGTTGCTGCAGGGCCAGCTGGAGAACTTGACCCAGCTGGTTGTCAACCTGTCGGTCAGAGTCAGCCAGCTGCAGGATGAG GTGTCAGACAGGCAGAATTATCTGCTGCTGTCTCTGGTGCTGTGTCTCTGCCTCGGCCTGCTGCTCTGTGCAAACCACTGCCGCATCCCCACCGGTCCTCCAACCACCGAACCGGAGCCACCCACACCCAAGAGCTACACCTACTGCTGTCCTGAAAG gcacttcacttcctgtgatGAGACGGGCCTGAAGAGGAGGGCATCCTACCCACTCGTACAATCACTCGCCGCCACTGAAG GCCCAGAAATGCTGCAGGCCGAGGAGACCCAGAGTCTCTGTGCGGCTAACAGAAAG AGGAGACGGCGTAAGATGAAAGCCAATGAGAAAGTGGAGACTCTGAAGCCCTCTTTTCATGGCGCCCCAGAGCTGTGTAATGGAGCGGTTTTATGTAACGGCGTACCTGTCACCACAAACCCGGCACCCTTCGCCAAAAGGTTGCTTCAGCCTCTGTTCAGAGACTCGCCGTCGGAGGGCAGCTCCGAGGGGTCCTCACATTCAGACGACCCTTCCTTCTGTGGCATCACCACAGCTTGCAACCGAATCTGCGACGGGCTCCCTCGACCAAAGACCCGGGCGGAGAAACGGGCGTTTAGACGCAGGCGTCCAAAGCCCAGTTGTGTGGGGTTGGACTTGCTTGAGGTCCCACGACGGGACCGGAGCGAGCCATTACACATCTCCACCATACAGGACATCATGAACAGAAAGAATGAGCCGGGCTCTGGGACTTTTGGGGTAA
- the LOC119209623 gene encoding SUN domain-containing ossification factor-like isoform X2 — MKMKPQLWRVVSVWLCVTVFCWCCSCYVGGTESLQEAQRPVSSQDVGSEEESGEKGRHHKIEENGVLPAHALSENEQFIERHWQIEELKTEDVNDDKNQNIEAFEVEEPAGEEKLETDEGISQPEWEHEQSSENPHPDTSITADEDSASQLPSSQLASEFAADLDDNSNPHNTHNPQDNIPDRVSYDAAEPEVIGSDLPPAHCEEEEENNPFDGDSGPPIVLENTSNVHTAGTKTESDPTPTSPTGHGTKHLDANASYVPQEKDTRSLVTKGPDTSVSTKDPEDIPTFDEWTRKMMEVENEKTQSTHTSNNVAPPSVKKVQKNFNNYASVECGAKILGSNPEAKSTSAILMENMDVYMLNPCSNKIWFIIELCEPIQVKQLDIANFELFSSTPKDFLVSISDRYPTNKWLKLGTFHGRDERTVQSFPLDEHLYAKYVKVELLSHFGSEHFCPLSLIRVFGTSMVEEYEEIADHAERPDDQDDDLDYPPGYAPGEDKLSNNLIGSAKDVILKMVNNIAINVLGEGSVIPGNLSSQSVNVTEPSAQLETSSPTTDPTLVSDSEVEEIFPDPSILATVVPSKESTASEMSRAGTSEPELPQVDENIVIPLEKEEEESIGSTITLLDKDEFDEEKENRDQHEQRLQMQKCCPQLTSLSSSCSCAASLQEYLHRQCSTLLSKKKKCQAMKRKQVVIPILPPTCHVSLSPFACPGPLQHYIEVTQPHSVVSDQEQASEQETESEARPSETPPPPPGSPVESHKESRSEPPLLEPSQTSNLPPPSATDSSSAKPAPIVQTPQLSAEEPKPEKSQDVLAEDAHIEPSASLSSSISVNSGVSAAADDAAAAPNEEKSDTDGSKQEIKAPDKTDESPVLHPTTSPQSERHPDPPAVPESGTASPEVSPPDPDTTTTTELEAAGGPSHVTETKTEDFAEDGSTSAGGRPSSSLSDVYAEAPNGTEPNGNTVHGSSQKESVFMRLNNRIKALEMNMSLSGRYLEQLSQRYRKQMEEMQKAFNKTIIKLQNTSTIAEEQDQRQTESIQLLQGQLENLTQLVVNLSVRVSQLQDEVSDRQNYLLLSLVLCLCLGLLLCANHCRIPTGPPTTEPEPPTPKSYTYCCPERHFTSCDETGLKRRASYPLVQSLAATEGPEMLQAEETQSLCAANRKRRRRKMKANEKVETLKPSFHGAPELCNGAVLCNGVPVTTNPAPFAKRLLQPLFRDSPSEGSSEGSSHSDDPSFCGITTACNRICDGLPRPKTRAEKRAFRRRRPKPSCVGLDLLEVPRRDRSEPLHISTIQDIMNRKNEPGSGTFGVNVVLSGPV; from the exons ATGAAGATGAAACCGCAGTTGTGGCGAGTTGTGTCAGTGTGGCTGTGTGTAACCGTGTTCTGTTG GTGCTGTAGTTGTTATGTCGGTGGCACAGAGTCGCTCCAAGAGGCCCAGAGGCCAGTGTCCTCACAGGACGTCGGTTCGGAGGAAGAGTCAGGGGAAAAAGGTCGTCATCACAAG ATTGAGGAAAACGGTGTCCTACCGGCCCACGCCTTATCCGAAAACGAGCAGTTCATTGAGAGGCATTGGCAAATAGAGGAGCTGAAAACAGAAGATGTGAATGACGATAAAAATCAAAACATAGAG GCCTTTGAAGTAGAGGAGCCAGCTGGAGAGGAAAAGCTGGAGACAGACGAAGGAATATCACAACCTGAGTGGGAACATGAGCAAAGCTCTGAAAACCCACATCCTGACACGTCCATCACTGCAGACGAGGACTCGGCCTCCCAGCTGCCTTCGTCCCAACTGGCATCTGAATTTGCTGCTGACCTTGATGACAATTCAAACCCCCATAATACCCATAATCCTCAAGACAACATCCCTGATAG AGTTTCATACGATGCAGCTGAACCCGAGGTCATTGGTTCAGACCTGCCTCCAGCAcactgtgaagaagaagaagagaataaCCCATTTGATGGTGATAG CGGTCCTCCAATTGTTCTGGAGAACACGTCCAATGTTCACACTGCGGGAACTAAAACCGAGAGTGACCCAACTCCGACGTCTCCGACTGGTCACGGCACAAAACATCTGGACGCCAACGCCTCCTACGTGCCACAGGAGAAA GACACGAGGTCCCTCGTTACCAAAGGCCCAGATACCAGCGTGAGCACCAAAGACCCCGAGGACATCCCCACTTTTGATGAGTGGACCCGGAAGATGATGGAGGTCGAGAATGAGAAGA CTCAGTCAACTCACACTTCTAACAATGTGGCTCCTCCCTCGGTGAAGAAGGTACAAAAGAACTTCAATAACTACGCCTCAGTGGAGTGCGGAGCCAAGATCCTTGGTTCCAACCCAGAGGCAAAG AGCACTTCGGCCATTTTGATGGAGAACATGGACGTGTACATGCTAAACCCGTGCAGTAATAAAATCTG GTTCATCATCGAGCTCTGTGAGCCCATCCAGGTGAAGCAGCTGGACATCGCTAACTTTGAACTATTCTCCTCTACCCCCAAAGACTTTCTTGTCTCCATCAGTGACAG ATATCCGACAAACAAGTGGCTAAAGCTGGGAACCTTTCACGGCCGGGATGAACGCACAGTCCAGAGCTTCCCATTGGACGAGCATCTTTATGCTAAATATGTGAAG GTAGAGCTGCTCTCTCACTTTGGCTCTGAACATTTCTGTCCCCTGAGTCTCATACG GGTGTTTGGCACAAGCATGGTGGAAGAGTACGAGGAGATAGCTGATCACGCAGAAAGACCAGATGATCAGGACGATGACTTGG ATTATCCTCCTGGATATGCACCTGGTGAGGACAAGTTATCCAACAACCTGATTGGATCAGCAAAAG aTGTGATTTTGAAAATGGTCAATAACATTGCTATCAATGTTCTGGGTGAAGGCTCAGTGATCCCAG GTAACCTTTCGTCACAGAGCGTGAACGTGACTGAGCCATCAGCCCAACTTGAAACCAGCTCTCCGACTACAGACCCCACCTTGGT GTCAGACTCTGAAGTTGAAGAGATTTTTCCAGACCCCAGTATCCTCGCAACTGTGGTCCCGTCCAAAGAGAGCACTGCGTCAGAGATGTCCAGAGCCGGTACAAGCGAACCAGAGCTCCCCCAAGTGGATGAAAACATTGTCATTCCTctagagaaagaggaggaagaatcaATCGGCTCTACAATCACCCTTTTGGATAAGGACGAGTTtgatgaagagaaagagaacagGGATCAGCATGAGCAACGACTACAAATGCAGAAGTGCTGTCCACAGCTCActtccctttcttcctcttGCTCTTGCGCCGCTTCCCTCCAGGAGTATCTGCATCGGCAGTGTTCGACCCTGctgtccaaaaaaaagaaatgccaaGCTATGAAGAGAAAGCAGGTCGTTATTCCCATTCTACCCCCCACGTGCCATGTATCCCTGTCTCCCTTTGCATGCCCTGGACCTCTGCAGCATTACATTGAGGTAACTCAGCCCCACTCAGTGGTCAGTGATCAAGAGCAAGCCTCTGAACAGGAAACCGAGAGCGAAGCCAGACCGTCGGAAACgccacctcctcccccagggAGCCCGGTAGAATCTCACAAAGAGTCTCGGTCTGAACCTCCTCTGCTGGAGCCCAGTCAAACCTCCAACCTCCCCCCACCCAGTGCCACTGACTCATCCTCTGCCAAACCCGCCCCTATTGTGCAGACACCACAGCTGTCTGCTGAGGAGCCAAAGCCGGAAAAGAGCCAGGATGTGCTGGCAGAAGACGCGCACATTGAGCCCTCCGCCTCGCTCAGTAGCTCCATCTCTGTTAACTCCGGGGTCAGCGCAGCGGCGGACGATGCCGCTGCGGCGCCGAATGAGGAGAAGTCTGACACAGATGGCTCTAAACAAGAGATAAAAGCCCCCGATAAGACGGATGAATCCCCAGTCCTCCATCCCACCACCTCCCCCCAATCAGAACGTCACCCCGACCCGCCAGCTGTACCCGAAAGCGGCACCGCTTCCCCCGAAGTGTCCCCCCCTGATCcagacaccaccaccaccacagaaCTTGAGGCCGCCGGTGGTCCCTCGCACGTCACAGAAACTAAAACGGAGGACTTTGCGGAGGACGGCTCCACGTCGGCGGGCGGCAGGCCCTCCTCGTCCCTCTCGGACGTCTATGCCGAGGCCCCCAACGGCACGGAGCCCAACGGAAACACGGTGCACGGCTCCAGCCAGAAGGAGTCCGTCTTCATGAGACTCAACAACCGCATCAAGGCGCTGGAGATGAACATGTCACTCAGCGGACGCTACCTGGAGCAGCTGAGTCAGAG GTATCGAaagcagatggaggagatgcAGAAGGCTTTCAACAAAACCATCATTAAACTCCAGAACACGTCCACGATAGCAGAAGAACAG GACCAGCGTCAGACGGAGTCCATTCAGTTGCTGCAGGGCCAGCTGGAGAACTTGACCCAGCTGGTTGTCAACCTGTCGGTCAGAGTCAGCCAGCTGCAGGATGAG GTGTCAGACAGGCAGAATTATCTGCTGCTGTCTCTGGTGCTGTGTCTCTGCCTCGGCCTGCTGCTCTGTGCAAACCACTGCCGCATCCCCACCGGTCCTCCAACCACCGAACCGGAGCCACCCACACCCAAGAGCTACACCTACTGCTGTCCTGAAAG gcacttcacttcctgtgatGAGACGGGCCTGAAGAGGAGGGCATCCTACCCACTCGTACAATCACTCGCCGCCACTGAAG GCCCAGAAATGCTGCAGGCCGAGGAGACCCAGAGTCTCTGTGCGGCTAACAGAAAG AGGAGACGGCGTAAGATGAAAGCCAATGAGAAAGTGGAGACTCTGAAGCCCTCTTTTCATGGCGCCCCAGAGCTGTGTAATGGAGCGGTTTTATGTAACGGCGTACCTGTCACCACAAACCCGGCACCCTTCGCCAAAAGGTTGCTTCAGCCTCTGTTCAGAGACTCGCCGTCGGAGGGCAGCTCCGAGGGGTCCTCACATTCAGACGACCCTTCCTTCTGTGGCATCACCACAGCTTGCAACCGAATCTGCGACGGGCTCCCTCGACCAAAGACCCGGGCGGAGAAACGGGCGTTTAGACGCAGGCGTCCAAAGCCCAGTTGTGTGGGGTTGGACTTGCTTGAGGTCCCACGACGGGACCGGAGCGAGCCATTACACATCTCCACCATACAGGACATCATGAACAGAAAGAATGAGCCGGGCTCTGGGACTTTTGGGGTAA